In one Drosophila pseudoobscura strain MV-25-SWS-2005 chromosome X, UCI_Dpse_MV25, whole genome shotgun sequence genomic region, the following are encoded:
- the TP53INP gene encoding ras guanine nucleotide exchange factor V isoform X1, with product MLSSLATFLFGAPATSESSSNNEVNPAQASDPCDTAIEQAPSPGDVIEVTSSTPSVAGNSSRGPVRASPNGKSRGKNRRGKQRYNQQQQQQQQQQRKQQTATITKLLTPTGETPIEEDFDEDEWYIVEKEDEEDDSLPRSDSEEELSVVEVQQQPKAATSSSSSGHGQAVSGSSRHRRQHINSHSLYSGPRPQQQRNHLQRSRVARPLSISTLSPPRSVPPSSLADLDNVSQSLYVASPSGSDHGQGQGQGQGQGANVLMEESWYVTPPPCFTSIGPINMETSPFENLLIEHPSMSVYRSIRSTQEGTESFVNLDLGVAAEAPQSELAQQEAAEPEQAQAQALHEQRPHSARFDRHAAAQLKQETLARQSQKSNNKKQHQQLCRSAIKRSNKVRDFQAKSHRPRRSEMQHCKLVSGANNNRKCCF from the exons ATGTTAAGCAGTCTCGCAACGTTTCTATTTGGAGCGCCAGCAACGTCCgagtccagcagcaacaacgaagTGAATCCCGCGCAGGCCAGCGATCCCTGTGATACCGCCATCGAACAGGCCCCATCCCCGGGAGATGTAATTGAGGTGACCTCATCGACGCCATCCGTAGCGGGCAACAGCAGTCGCGGCCCGGTGCGCGCCTCCCCCAACGGCAAGAGCCGTGGCAAGAATCGCCGTGGCAAGCAGAGATacaaccagcaacagcagcagcagcagcagcagcagaggaagcAGCAGACTGCGACGATAACGAAGCTACTAACACCCACTGGTGAGACCCCCATTGAGGAGGACTTTGACGAGGACGAATGGTATATTGTAGAGAAGGAGG acgaggaggacgactCTCTGCCACGCAGCGACTCCGAGGAGGAGCTCTCCGTTGTCGaggtccagcagcagccgaaggccgcaacctcctcctcctcctccggccATGGCCAGGCGGTATCGGGGTCATCGCGCCATCGGCGCCAGCACATCAATTCGCATTCCCTTTACAGCGGTCcgcggccgcagcagcagcgcaaccACTTGCAGCGGTCCCGCGTGGCCCGTCCGCTGAGCATCTCCACCCTGAGCCCGCCCAGAAGTGTGCCCCCCAGCAGCCTGGCGGACCTTGACAATGTCAGCCAGTCGCTGTACGTGGCCTCGCCAAGCGGCAGCGACCACGGCCAGGGTCAGGGCCAGGGTCAGGGTCAGGGTGCGAACGTGCTGATGGAGGAGTCCTGGTACGTAACACCGCCACCATGCTTCACCTCGATTGGGCCAATCAATATGGAAACTTCACCATTTGAGAATCTATTGATTGAGCATCCAAG CATGTCTGTTTATCGTAGTATTAGGTCCACCCAGGAGGGCACCGAAAGTTTTGTAAATCTTGATCTCGGGGTGGCAGCGGAGGCGCCACAATCGGAGCTGGCTCAGCAGGAGGCAGCCGAGCCGgagcaggcccaggcccaggccctcCACGAGCAGCGTCCGCATAGCGCTCGCTTCGATCGCCATGCGGCGGCCCAATTGAAGCAGGAGACTCTGGCACGCCAAAGCCAGAAG agcaacaacaagaagcagcatcagcagctgtGCCGCAGCGCCATCAAGCGGTCCAACAAGGTGCGCGATTTCCAGGCCAAGTCCCATCGCCCACGCCGCTCGGAGATGCAGCACTGCAAGCTGGTCAGTGGCGCCAACAACAACCGCAAGTGCTGCTTCTAA
- the TP53INP gene encoding transcription activator MSS11 isoform X2, giving the protein MLSSLATFLFGAPATSESSSNNEVNPAQASDPCDTAIEQAPSPGDVIEVTSSTPSVAGNSSRGPVRASPNGKSRGKNRRGKQRYNQQQQQQQQQQRKQQTATITKLLTPTGETPIEEDFDEDEWYIVEKEDEEDDSLPRSDSEEELSVVEVQQQPKAATSSSSSGHGQAVSGSSRHRRQHINSHSLYSGPRPQQQRNHLQRSRVARPLSISTLSPPRSVPPSSLADLDNVSQSLYVASPSGSDHGQGQGQGQGQGANVLMEESCMSVYRSIRSTQEGTESFVNLDLGVAAEAPQSELAQQEAAEPEQAQAQALHEQRPHSARFDRHAAAQLKQETLARQSQKSNNKKQHQQLCRSAIKRSNKVRDFQAKSHRPRRSEMQHCKLVSGANNNRKCCF; this is encoded by the exons ATGTTAAGCAGTCTCGCAACGTTTCTATTTGGAGCGCCAGCAACGTCCgagtccagcagcaacaacgaagTGAATCCCGCGCAGGCCAGCGATCCCTGTGATACCGCCATCGAACAGGCCCCATCCCCGGGAGATGTAATTGAGGTGACCTCATCGACGCCATCCGTAGCGGGCAACAGCAGTCGCGGCCCGGTGCGCGCCTCCCCCAACGGCAAGAGCCGTGGCAAGAATCGCCGTGGCAAGCAGAGATacaaccagcaacagcagcagcagcagcagcagcagaggaagcAGCAGACTGCGACGATAACGAAGCTACTAACACCCACTGGTGAGACCCCCATTGAGGAGGACTTTGACGAGGACGAATGGTATATTGTAGAGAAGGAGG acgaggaggacgactCTCTGCCACGCAGCGACTCCGAGGAGGAGCTCTCCGTTGTCGaggtccagcagcagccgaaggccgcaacctcctcctcctcctccggccATGGCCAGGCGGTATCGGGGTCATCGCGCCATCGGCGCCAGCACATCAATTCGCATTCCCTTTACAGCGGTCcgcggccgcagcagcagcgcaaccACTTGCAGCGGTCCCGCGTGGCCCGTCCGCTGAGCATCTCCACCCTGAGCCCGCCCAGAAGTGTGCCCCCCAGCAGCCTGGCGGACCTTGACAATGTCAGCCAGTCGCTGTACGTGGCCTCGCCAAGCGGCAGCGACCACGGCCAGGGTCAGGGCCAGGGTCAGGGTCAGGGTGCGAACGTGCTGATGGAGGAGTCCTG CATGTCTGTTTATCGTAGTATTAGGTCCACCCAGGAGGGCACCGAAAGTTTTGTAAATCTTGATCTCGGGGTGGCAGCGGAGGCGCCACAATCGGAGCTGGCTCAGCAGGAGGCAGCCGAGCCGgagcaggcccaggcccaggccctcCACGAGCAGCGTCCGCATAGCGCTCGCTTCGATCGCCATGCGGCGGCCCAATTGAAGCAGGAGACTCTGGCACGCCAAAGCCAGAAG agcaacaacaagaagcagcatcagcagctgtGCCGCAGCGCCATCAAGCGGTCCAACAAGGTGCGCGATTTCCAGGCCAAGTCCCATCGCCCACGCCGCTCGGAGATGCAGCACTGCAAGCTGGTCAGTGGCGCCAACAACAACCGCAAGTGCTGCTTCTAA